One window from the genome of Oceanisphaera sp. IT1-181 encodes:
- a CDS encoding COX15/CtaA family protein, translated as MRQLCLFAFALTLLVVLLGAYTRLTDAGLGCPDWPGCYGFNYVPESASEQQLAASRFPDKPLDLAKAGNEMLHRYAAGSLGMIILVLALCSLQARHRAYCTGAWALLALVILQATLGMLTVTLNLLPFIVLGHLLGGFSILALLFLLLLRARSRAAQYGDPRSRLHTLQHSHQHSQQQLHLQYGRQLLALWWVALLVLIIQIALGGWTAANYAALACVELPVCQGDWLSQWQWSAFHPHGMPAASYQYGVLSSDERITIHVAHRLWAMVTAVVLCTLAWRCYQVRELQHWGAWLALAVVMQLALGVANVWWHLPLPLAVGHNAGAAFLLLIVTGTGDQLCRAREAIWRETRYLSAIKQ; from the coding sequence ATGCGTCAACTCTGCCTGTTTGCTTTCGCGCTGACGCTGCTGGTGGTGTTATTGGGTGCCTACACGCGCTTAACCGATGCTGGCCTAGGTTGCCCAGACTGGCCTGGGTGTTATGGTTTTAATTATGTGCCCGAGAGCGCCTCTGAGCAGCAACTGGCCGCCAGTCGCTTTCCGGATAAGCCGCTTGATCTGGCCAAAGCAGGAAATGAAATGCTGCACCGCTATGCGGCTGGCAGCTTAGGGATGATCATTTTAGTGCTGGCGTTGTGCTCTTTGCAGGCGCGCCATCGCGCTTATTGCACTGGTGCTTGGGCATTGCTGGCTTTGGTTATTTTGCAAGCCACCTTGGGCATGTTGACCGTGACCCTTAACTTGCTGCCCTTTATCGTGCTCGGTCACTTGTTGGGTGGCTTTAGTATTTTGGCACTGCTGTTTTTATTATTACTCCGTGCCCGCTCTCGAGCGGCCCAATACGGCGACCCGCGTTCTCGCTTGCACACTCTTCAACATTCTCACCAGCACTCTCAGCAACAGCTTCACCTGCAATATGGTCGGCAGTTGCTGGCGCTGTGGTGGGTGGCTTTGCTGGTGCTGATAATACAAATAGCTCTTGGCGGTTGGACGGCCGCCAACTATGCAGCGTTAGCCTGTGTGGAGTTACCCGTATGCCAAGGAGACTGGTTAAGTCAGTGGCAGTGGAGTGCCTTTCATCCTCATGGCATGCCTGCCGCCAGCTATCAATACGGGGTGCTAAGTAGCGATGAGCGGATCACCATTCATGTGGCTCATCGGTTGTGGGCCATGGTAACGGCGGTAGTGTTATGCACACTGGCGTGGCGATGTTACCAGGTGAGAGAACTGCAACATTGGGGGGCTTGGCTGGCACTGGCAGTCGTGATGCAGTTGGCATTAGGCGTGGCCAATGTTTGGTGGCATTTACCTTTGCCGCTAGCAGTGGGGCATAACGCAGGCGCGGCTTTTTTATTATTAATCGTCACCGGGACCGGTGATCAGCTCTGCCGAGCAAGGGAGGCTATATGGCGAGAAACACGGTATCTATCAGCAATAAAGCAGTAG
- the cyoE gene encoding heme o synthase has translation MARNTVSISNKAVVGTDQTSGINKTVTGTHKTVNWADYWALTKPKVVALILLTAVVGMYLTEIVPSLLQVVVATLGIGLMAGGAAAINHVLDRRIDIQMARTYHRPVAQGRVSSSAALAFALTLSGVGLAILLVWVNALTAWLTLASLLGYAVVYTIWLKRATPQNIVIGGLAGAMPPLLGWTAITGEFHGHALLLVMIIFVWTPPHFWALAIHRRDDYAKAGVPMLPVTHGIEFTKTCVLLYTLLLTLVCVLPWIVGMSGLLYLVGASLLNLRFMQWAWRLKFRPSAQTALHCFHFSISHLMWLFVLILADHWINYG, from the coding sequence ATGGCGAGAAACACGGTATCTATCAGCAATAAAGCAGTAGTGGGCACCGACCAAACCAGTGGTATCAACAAAACAGTAACTGGCACTCACAAGACAGTAAATTGGGCGGACTATTGGGCTCTGACTAAACCTAAGGTGGTGGCGCTGATCTTGCTCACCGCGGTAGTGGGCATGTATTTAACCGAGATAGTGCCGAGCTTGCTGCAGGTGGTGGTCGCCACGCTCGGCATCGGTTTAATGGCTGGAGGGGCGGCGGCGATTAATCATGTATTAGATAGGCGTATCGATATTCAAATGGCGCGCACCTACCATAGACCCGTGGCCCAAGGGCGAGTGAGCAGCAGTGCGGCATTGGCGTTTGCGCTTACTTTGTCTGGAGTAGGTTTGGCGATTTTGTTGGTGTGGGTGAATGCGCTGACCGCTTGGCTTACCTTGGCCTCTTTATTGGGCTATGCGGTGGTGTATACGATTTGGTTAAAGCGGGCCACGCCGCAGAACATTGTGATCGGCGGGCTGGCGGGCGCCATGCCGCCCTTGCTTGGTTGGACGGCCATTACCGGTGAGTTTCACGGCCATGCATTGTTATTAGTGATGATTATCTTTGTTTGGACGCCACCGCATTTTTGGGCGCTGGCTATTCATAGGCGCGACGATTATGCCAAAGCCGGTGTGCCAATGCTGCCGGTGACCCATGGCATTGAATTCACTAAAACCTGCGTCCTGCTTTATACCTTACTGTTAACCTTGGTATGTGTGCTGCCTTGGATAGTGGGCATGTCGGGGCTGCTGTATCTGGTGGGTGCCAGCTTGCTGAACTTACGCTTTATGCAATGGGCATGGCGGCTGAAGTTTAGACCTTCTGCTCAAACCGCATTACACTGCTTCCACTTTTCAATTAGTCACCTTATGTGGCTCTTTGTGCTGATATTGGCGGATCACTGGATAAATTATGGCTAA
- a CDS encoding SURF1 family protein, with translation MLSRGKDAGLLMLTAVLSVVMVGMGGWQLSRAEEKRQLLAEWQQRRNSDISLAQASAMDIPFGYRLATHGRYLTGNEVFLDNQIQAGRVGYRLIRALPTAQGLLMVDTGWQPADADRRQLPAIAAITTPIPLAGHLIRPYQAPISLGQFTFIPSHPLVPSLAPALLTQIWGEPVLPFVLKLSAEHEQWQPVVMGPERHIGYAVQWFLMALAVCIAAFWYYRRPHE, from the coding sequence ATGTTAAGTAGAGGAAAAGATGCGGGCTTACTCATGCTGACTGCAGTGCTGAGTGTGGTGATGGTGGGTATGGGAGGTTGGCAGTTGTCCCGCGCCGAAGAAAAACGCCAGCTGTTAGCCGAGTGGCAGCAGCGCCGTAACAGTGACATTAGCCTAGCCCAAGCCAGTGCTATGGATATTCCTTTTGGTTATCGGCTCGCTACTCACGGGCGTTACTTGACCGGAAATGAAGTTTTTCTCGATAACCAAATACAAGCAGGGCGGGTAGGTTATCGTTTAATTCGCGCCTTACCCACGGCACAAGGCCTGCTGATGGTTGATACGGGCTGGCAGCCAGCAGATGCCGATCGGCGCCAGTTACCCGCCATTGCTGCCATTACCACTCCCATACCGTTAGCTGGGCATCTGATACGTCCCTACCAAGCACCTATCTCATTAGGTCAGTTCACATTTATCCCGAGCCACCCACTGGTGCCCAGCTTAGCGCCTGCGTTATTGACACAAATCTGGGGGGAGCCTGTGCTGCCTTTCGTCCTAAAACTGAGCGCTGAACATGAGCAGTGGCAGCCGGTAGTGATGGGGCCTGAGCGGCATATTGGCTACGCGGTGCAGTGGTTTTTGATGGCGTTGGCGGTATGTATAGCCGCATTCTGGTATTACCGGAGGCCCCATGAATAA
- a CDS encoding cytochrome c oxidase subunit 3 → MPVKFQPYYVPSQSPWPLMGALGLFLLASGAGLWISGLAPLAGPIVFILGTLVMIVMLFGWFGNVIQESKSGLYSAQMDRSFRLGMTWFIFSELMFFVGLFGALFYIRILVVPWLGGASNNAMTHAVLWPDFIPQWPLLLTPGGIKTTAISWMGLPLINTIVLLTSSITLHLAHLALRRNQRSPLTLWLGITVLLGIAFLILQAWEYSHAYQELGLKFNSGIYGSTFFLLTGFHGAHVMLGTLLLMIMWIRVQRGHFTSAQHFGFQATSWYWHFVDIVWLGLFVTVYIL, encoded by the coding sequence ATGCCGGTTAAATTTCAGCCGTATTATGTCCCGAGTCAAAGTCCTTGGCCGTTAATGGGCGCGCTGGGCTTGTTCTTATTAGCATCAGGAGCGGGGCTCTGGATTTCTGGATTAGCGCCATTGGCAGGACCTATCGTGTTTATCTTAGGCACGCTGGTAATGATTGTGATGTTGTTTGGCTGGTTTGGTAATGTGATCCAAGAGTCAAAGTCGGGCTTATATAGCGCGCAGATGGATCGCTCTTTTCGCCTCGGCATGACGTGGTTTATCTTCTCAGAGCTGATGTTTTTTGTGGGCCTGTTTGGTGCGCTATTTTACATTCGTATCTTGGTGGTGCCTTGGTTGGGCGGTGCCAGTAATAATGCCATGACCCATGCGGTGCTCTGGCCTGATTTTATTCCTCAATGGCCGCTGCTGCTCACACCAGGAGGGATTAAAACCACCGCCATTAGCTGGATGGGGCTACCGCTCATTAACACTATAGTGTTGTTAACCTCATCAATTACCCTGCATTTAGCACATCTGGCGTTACGACGTAATCAACGTAGCCCTCTTACGTTGTGGCTGGGAATTACCGTGTTGCTTGGGATCGCTTTCTTAATATTACAAGCATGGGAATACAGCCACGCTTATCAGGAGCTGGGGCTTAAATTTAATTCGGGTATCTACGGCAGCACCTTTTTCTTATTGACGGGCTTTCATGGTGCCCACGTGATGCTGGGTACTTTACTGCTGATGATTATGTGGATCAGGGTACAAAGAGGACATTTTACCTCGGCGCAGCATTTTGGCTTTCAGGCGACCAGCTGGTACTGGCACTTTGTGGACATAGTGTGGTTGGGCCTATTTGTAACGGTTTATATTTTATAA
- a CDS encoding cytochrome c oxidase assembly protein, translating into MMRDRKALQLALLAVVMFGFGFLLVPLYDVFCDITGLNGKTATQAVAESHEVDTQRQVTVEFITYQSTGVQGEFTASVQHLQVRPGEMHQVDFTVTNPSSKDKVLRAIPSVAPGRAASYLRKTECFCFQEQPLAAKSEAIMPMRFYVDRMLPSDIEIFTLSYTLYDISDRASSS; encoded by the coding sequence ATGATGCGCGATCGTAAAGCACTCCAGCTGGCGCTATTAGCCGTCGTTATGTTTGGTTTTGGCTTTTTGTTAGTGCCTTTATATGACGTGTTTTGTGATATCACAGGCCTCAACGGTAAAACCGCCACTCAAGCGGTGGCGGAGTCGCATGAGGTTGATACCCAACGCCAAGTCACGGTGGAATTTATTACCTATCAAAGTACTGGGGTGCAAGGGGAGTTTACGGCGTCGGTACAACACCTACAGGTGCGGCCCGGAGAAATGCACCAGGTTGATTTTACGGTGACCAATCCCAGTAGCAAAGACAAAGTGCTGCGGGCCATTCCATCGGTTGCACCGGGGCGTGCCGCCAGTTATTTACGCAAAACCGAATGTTTTTGTTTTCAAGAACAACCTTTGGCGGCAAAGAGTGAAGCCATCATGCCGATGCGCTTTTATGTGGATCGGATGCTGCCGTCAGATATAGAAATATTTACGCTGTCTTACACCTTGTATGACATTAGTGATCGGGCCAGCAGTAGCTAA
- the rraA gene encoding ribonuclease E activity regulator RraA, with protein sequence MEYNTSELCDTYIDMVDVVEPMFSSFGGRNSFGGSITTIKCFESNGLISDTVKEDGQGRVLLIDGGGSLRRALLDADIAETAADNGWEGIICYGCVREVDALEDLDIGIQALASIPVGADANDIGELQVPVNFGGVTFLPADYVYADTTGVILSPEPLDIEDEGDYDGDYVESEDDDQA encoded by the coding sequence ATGGAATACAATACTTCAGAATTGTGCGATACCTATATTGATATGGTGGATGTGGTTGAACCCATGTTCTCCAGTTTTGGCGGCCGAAATTCCTTTGGCGGCTCTATCACCACCATCAAGTGTTTTGAGTCTAACGGCTTAATTAGCGACACGGTAAAAGAAGACGGCCAAGGCCGAGTGTTGCTGATTGACGGCGGTGGCTCTTTACGGCGCGCCTTGCTTGATGCAGACATTGCCGAAACCGCAGCCGACAATGGCTGGGAAGGCATTATTTGCTACGGTTGTGTGCGCGAGGTAGATGCGCTGGAAGATCTGGATATTGGCATTCAAGCCTTAGCGTCAATACCTGTAGGTGCTGATGCCAACGACATAGGTGAGCTGCAAGTACCGGTTAACTTTGGCGGCGTGACCTTCTTGCCCGCCGACTATGTCTATGCGGATACCACGGGGGTTATTTTATCGCCGGAGCCGTTGGATATCGAAGATGAAGGCGACTACGACGGCGATTACGTCGAAAGCGAAGACGACGATCAAGCCTAA
- the zapB gene encoding cell division protein ZapB, with protein sequence MSFDVLEKLEAKILSAVDTIDLLQMEVEELKELNSQLGEENQQLKQHHTQLEQDNQQLKQQHEAWQDRLRVLLGKIDQVEESA encoded by the coding sequence ATGTCTTTTGATGTATTAGAAAAGCTGGAAGCCAAAATACTGTCGGCCGTAGACACTATTGATTTACTGCAAATGGAAGTTGAAGAGTTAAAAGAGCTGAACAGCCAGTTAGGCGAAGAGAATCAGCAACTCAAGCAACACCATACTCAGCTCGAGCAAGATAATCAGCAGCTCAAGCAGCAGCATGAAGCTTGGCAAGACCGTTTACGCGTCTTGTTAGGTAAGATTGATCAGGTAGAAGAAAGCGCATAA
- the cysE gene encoding serine O-acetyltransferase gives MEDGIQASTWLRIREEARWMIAEEPMLGSFYYSTILNHETLKCSLSFILANKLESSVMPAISLREVIESVMDAEPCILDIAATDICAVQERDPAVDLFSTPLLYLKGFHALQGHRIANWLWRHGRRALATYLQNQISVVFGVDVHPAARIGKGIMFDHATGIVVGETAVIEDDVSILQNVTLGGTGKAGGDRHPKIRQGVMIGAGAKILGNIEVGCGAKVGAGSVVLESVPPHTTVAGVPARAVGRPCSDMPSFDMNQNI, from the coding sequence ATGGAAGACGGCATTCAAGCTAGTACTTGGTTGCGCATCCGCGAAGAAGCACGCTGGATGATTGCAGAAGAGCCCATGTTAGGTAGCTTTTATTATTCGACTATTCTCAACCATGAGACATTAAAGTGCTCACTGAGCTTTATTCTGGCCAATAAGTTAGAGAGCTCGGTGATGCCAGCTATCAGCCTGCGTGAGGTGATAGAGTCGGTAATGGATGCAGAGCCCTGTATTCTCGATATTGCAGCGACCGACATTTGTGCGGTACAAGAGCGGGATCCAGCGGTGGACTTATTTTCCACGCCGCTTTTGTATCTAAAAGGCTTTCATGCGCTACAGGGCCACCGCATCGCTAATTGGTTGTGGCGTCATGGTCGCCGCGCGTTGGCCACCTATTTGCAAAATCAGATTTCGGTGGTGTTTGGAGTCGATGTACACCCAGCGGCGCGCATTGGCAAAGGCATTATGTTTGATCATGCCACCGGTATTGTAGTGGGTGAAACCGCGGTAATTGAAGACGACGTTTCTATCTTACAAAATGTCACCTTAGGCGGCACCGGTAAGGCGGGAGGCGATCGACACCCGAAAATTCGTCAAGGGGTGATGATAGGTGCGGGCGCAAAAATTTTGGGTAATATAGAAGTGGGCTGTGGGGCCAAAGTGGGGGCCGGCAGTGTGGTGTTAGAATCTGTTCCGCCGCACACTACTGTGGCTGGAGTACCGGCGCGTGCAGTAGGGCGACCTTGCTCCGATATGCCTTCTTTTGATATGAACCAAAATATTTAG
- a CDS encoding tRNA (cytidine(34)-2'-O)-methyltransferase, whose translation MFEIALYEPEIAPNTGNIMRLARNNGCHLHLIEPMGFQLEEKRLRRAGLDYADFGRISLHKDYAAFLQAVAGKRIFSCTTKGSQPHHKASYQAGDILLFGPETRGLPDTVLADIESEFRIRIPMQPDSRSLNLSNAVAIISYEAWRQHDFVGGK comes from the coding sequence ATGTTTGAAATTGCGCTCTATGAACCCGAAATCGCGCCTAATACCGGTAACATCATGCGCTTGGCGCGCAACAATGGCTGCCACTTGCACCTGATTGAGCCCATGGGTTTTCAACTGGAAGAAAAGCGTTTACGCCGCGCCGGCTTGGATTACGCAGATTTTGGCCGTATTTCACTCCACAAAGACTATGCGGCCTTCTTACAAGCGGTGGCAGGAAAACGCATTTTTTCCTGCACTACCAAAGGCAGTCAGCCCCATCATAAAGCCAGCTATCAGGCAGGTGACATCTTGCTCTTTGGCCCAGAAACCCGCGGCCTGCCAGACACTGTATTGGCAGATATTGAATCTGAATTTCGTATTCGCATTCCTATGCAGCCCGATAGCCGCAGCTTGAACTTATCCAATGCGGTGGCCATCATCAGTTACGAAGCTTGGCGCCAACATGACTTTGTTGGCGGAAAATAG
- the dinF gene encoding MATE family efflux transporter DinF, which yields MPPSFFSAARHRQVFVLALPMVLSNITVPLLGLVDTIVIGHLEHAYYLGGVAVGATIISLIFWLLGFLRMSTTGLAAQAFGAGDEPRLLQVLVRGLFLAWGLALVILVLQKPITELAFWLIGGSEQVQHYGRDYVLVRIWSAPAALTNLVLLGWLLGNQNARAPMLLLILGNGVNIVLDVWFVLGLGWQVKGAAAASVLADYLATALGAWLVWRTLQKRGIWPTPGFWPACLNISAFKQLLGLNRDIFIRALCLQLTFAFMTFQGARLGDEVLAANAVLMNLLMFISFGLDGFAYAVEAMVGKAVGARNRLEFRLACALNLFWGAVVAVLFVLIFALLGQQLIGLITTISEVREQAVRYLPWLVLMPLAACWCFILDGIFIGTTRGGEMRDMMLVSTAGVFFPVWYFSQELGNHGLWLAMLCFMLARGITLGWAWWRLERGQGFITNGTEV from the coding sequence ATGCCTCCCTCTTTTTTTAGTGCCGCTCGCCACCGTCAGGTGTTTGTGTTGGCGCTGCCTATGGTGCTGTCCAATATTACGGTGCCACTCTTAGGTTTGGTCGACACCATAGTTATTGGTCACTTAGAGCATGCTTATTACCTCGGTGGCGTGGCGGTAGGTGCGACTATTATTAGCCTGATTTTTTGGTTGTTAGGTTTTTTGCGTATGTCGACCACCGGTCTTGCGGCGCAGGCGTTTGGGGCGGGGGATGAACCTCGCTTGCTGCAGGTGTTGGTGCGAGGGCTGTTTTTAGCTTGGGGGCTGGCGCTGGTCATTCTGGTGCTACAAAAGCCCATCACCGAGCTGGCATTTTGGTTGATTGGCGGCAGTGAACAAGTGCAGCACTATGGCCGAGATTATGTATTAGTGCGTATTTGGAGCGCACCGGCGGCCTTAACTAATTTAGTGTTGCTGGGTTGGTTGCTGGGTAACCAGAACGCGCGCGCGCCCATGTTGTTATTAATTTTGGGCAACGGCGTCAACATAGTGCTCGATGTGTGGTTTGTGCTGGGGCTGGGCTGGCAGGTAAAAGGAGCGGCGGCGGCTTCCGTTTTGGCGGATTATTTAGCTACCGCACTGGGAGCTTGGCTAGTGTGGCGCACGTTACAAAAACGTGGCATTTGGCCGACGCCAGGCTTTTGGCCCGCTTGCTTAAATATCAGCGCCTTCAAACAATTGTTAGGGCTTAATCGCGATATTTTTATTCGCGCGCTGTGCTTGCAACTTACCTTCGCCTTTATGACCTTTCAGGGCGCTCGGCTGGGCGATGAGGTGCTAGCGGCCAATGCGGTATTGATGAACTTATTGATGTTTATCTCTTTTGGTCTGGACGGTTTTGCCTACGCGGTAGAAGCCATGGTGGGCAAAGCCGTGGGCGCGCGTAATCGGCTCGAGTTTCGCCTCGCCTGTGCTTTAAACTTATTTTGGGGTGCTGTGGTAGCGGTACTATTTGTGCTGATATTTGCTCTTTTAGGCCAGCAGCTGATAGGGCTTATCACCACCATTAGTGAAGTGCGTGAGCAAGCGGTGCGTTACTTGCCTTGGTTAGTGTTGATGCCACTGGCCGCCTGTTGGTGTTTTATTTTGGATGGTATTTTCATCGGCACTACGCGCGGCGGTGAGATGCGCGATATGATGTTGGTCTCTACAGCAGGGGTGTTCTTCCCAGTGTGGTATTTCAGCCAAGAGTTGGGGAATCATGGTCTGTGGTTGGCCATGCTGTGCTTTATGCTAGCGCGAGGTATCACCTTGGGCTGGGCTTGGTGGCGATTGGAACGGGGCCAAGGATTTATTACTAACGGCACAGAGGTGTAA
- a CDS encoding SCO family protein, protein MAMVVLLIGTLSGGAWYADKKNSLTGAVVVYPQARPLTTFTLTDGDDEPFTEQNFADHWSLVFVGYTFCPDICPTTLSDLSRIYPELTALSDKVQVIFVSADPARDTPERLKAYTEYFNPNFIAVTAEHEQLMPAVQQLGLIYGIFDREDANYLVDHSASIALVNPKGELHASFRPDFDEKTEMPLVNGPELVKNFSSILARWRG, encoded by the coding sequence ATGGCAATGGTTGTGCTGTTGATCGGTACCTTAAGTGGCGGCGCTTGGTATGCAGATAAAAAAAATAGCCTAACGGGTGCTGTGGTGGTGTACCCCCAAGCGCGCCCGCTAACGACTTTTACCTTAACTGACGGTGATGACGAGCCTTTTACCGAACAAAATTTTGCCGACCATTGGAGCCTAGTATTTGTTGGTTATACTTTTTGCCCTGATATTTGCCCCACCACGCTATCGGATTTATCGCGCATTTATCCTGAACTCACCGCGCTGAGCGATAAGGTGCAGGTAATATTTGTATCAGCCGATCCGGCGCGAGATACGCCTGAGCGGCTAAAAGCCTATACCGAGTATTTTAATCCCAACTTTATTGCCGTGACCGCCGAGCATGAGCAGCTGATGCCCGCAGTTCAGCAACTGGGATTAATTTATGGCATTTTTGACCGAGAGGACGCTAACTACTTAGTGGATCATTCGGCGTCCATCGCCTTGGTGAATCCTAAGGGGGAACTGCATGCCTCGTTTCGTCCCGACTTTGATGAGAAAACAGAAATGCCGTTAGTGAATGGCCCTGAGCTGGTGAAAAATTTTTCCAGCATCCTAGCCCGCTGGCGCGGTTAG
- a CDS encoding cation diffusion facilitator family transporter — protein MVAAGLMIVTKLLAWFSTDSASMLASLTDSLLDISASFINLMAIRYALMPADKEHSFGHGKAESLAGLAQSAFISASAIFLMITGISRLLNTQTVSHAGLGIGVILFSILVTLMLVLYQSYVIKQTNSVAIRADQQHYRADILLNVGVLLAIGLAWQGFHWADGLFALLIGGYILKGALKIGYDAVQMLLDHQLPDDEQRRIIEVCLSVAGVHGLHDLRTRQSGVTRFIQLHLELDDHLPLVQAHQIVLQTERELEQLFPHTDIIIHMDPLSVLAPAGV, from the coding sequence ATGGTAGCGGCGGGGCTTATGATAGTGACCAAGCTGCTGGCGTGGTTTTCTACGGACTCCGCCAGTATGCTGGCCTCGCTCACCGACTCATTGTTGGATATTAGTGCCTCCTTTATTAACTTGATGGCCATTCGTTACGCCTTGATGCCGGCCGATAAAGAGCACAGCTTTGGCCATGGTAAGGCGGAGTCATTAGCGGGCTTGGCGCAATCGGCGTTTATTAGTGCCTCGGCTATTTTCCTGATGATCACCGGTATCTCTCGATTGTTAAATACTCAAACCGTCAGTCATGCAGGGCTTGGCATTGGCGTGATCCTGTTTTCGATATTGGTCACTTTGATGTTGGTGCTTTATCAGAGTTATGTGATCAAACAAACCAATTCGGTGGCCATCCGTGCGGATCAGCAGCACTACCGAGCGGACATCTTATTGAACGTGGGTGTGTTGCTGGCCATTGGTCTGGCTTGGCAGGGTTTTCATTGGGCGGACGGGTTATTTGCGCTATTAATTGGCGGCTATATTCTTAAAGGCGCGCTAAAAATTGGCTATGATGCGGTACAGATGCTGTTAGATCATCAGTTGCCGGATGACGAGCAAAGGCGCATTATTGAGGTGTGTTTAAGCGTCGCTGGGGTGCACGGTTTGCATGACTTGCGCACTCGCCAATCGGGCGTGACCCGCTTTATTCAATTGCACCTTGAGCTGGATGATCATTTACCCTTAGTGCAAGCACACCAGATTGTTCTGCAAACCGAGCGAGAGCTAGAGCAGCTATTTCCGCACACCGATATTATTATTCATATGGACCCATTATCGGTCCTGGCCCCTGCTGGGGTATGA